One window of the Candidatus Dormiibacterota bacterium genome contains the following:
- a CDS encoding serine hydrolase, which yields YLKRRLPTRIFPPGKVIAYSNYGATLAGYIVQRVSGEKFEDYIATHIFQPLKMVHSSFLQPLPPNLAPLMATGYLNASEGKTKPFEYVDTAPAGASSSTGMDMAHFILAYLNHGNYEGYQLLKPATIDEMWTQQVVPEPGLPGFDLGFYQDDFNGLPIIGHGGDTVVFHSDLHLIPSKGIGWFVAFNSPGKAGAVEDVRNNLFKRFLDRYYPYTPPVEPTVANPQKDAARVAGWYVSSRRVTRALAFVYTLGQSQVTANPDGTIEASSMKNAAGYPVKWREVAPLRYRQVGGDAYLVFGTDANGNVVSWASDAVNMVSVQQRVTGLRTLGSIKSLLTIFAGIIVLSLLIRLGAWIARRKLKLSLHLSRNEQMLHAAARIGAIAFLVTLIGWPMLLSSEAAILSPSLPGKMIVLSVIGVIAIIGALAMIVEAVVRVLRGPGGWLVRTGEILVALAAVYAIWFLFAMQFVNFVTNF from the coding sequence TCTATCTGAAACGGCGGCTGCCGACCCGCATCTTCCCGCCGGGCAAGGTGATCGCGTATTCGAACTACGGCGCGACGCTCGCGGGCTACATCGTGCAACGCGTCTCGGGCGAGAAGTTCGAAGACTACATCGCAACGCACATCTTCCAGCCGCTGAAGATGGTGCATTCCTCGTTCCTGCAGCCGCTGCCGCCGAACCTCGCGCCGCTGATGGCGACCGGCTACCTCAACGCCTCCGAAGGCAAAACCAAGCCGTTCGAATACGTCGATACGGCGCCGGCGGGCGCATCGAGCTCCACCGGTATGGACATGGCGCACTTCATCCTCGCGTATTTGAACCACGGAAACTACGAGGGCTACCAGCTGCTCAAGCCCGCGACGATCGACGAAATGTGGACGCAGCAGGTGGTGCCGGAGCCGGGGTTGCCCGGCTTCGATCTCGGCTTCTACCAAGACGATTTCAACGGTCTTCCCATCATCGGGCATGGCGGCGACACCGTTGTGTTCCACAGCGATCTGCACCTTATTCCGTCCAAGGGCATCGGCTGGTTCGTCGCGTTCAACTCGCCGGGTAAAGCCGGAGCGGTCGAAGACGTCCGCAACAATCTCTTCAAACGCTTTCTCGATCGCTACTATCCCTATACGCCGCCGGTCGAGCCGACGGTCGCAAACCCGCAGAAGGACGCCGCGCGCGTCGCAGGCTGGTACGTAAGCAGCCGGCGGGTTACGCGTGCGCTCGCCTTCGTCTACACCCTCGGGCAGAGCCAAGTAACGGCGAATCCCGACGGCACGATCGAGGCGAGCTCGATGAAGAACGCTGCGGGCTACCCCGTCAAGTGGCGTGAGGTCGCGCCGCTGCGCTACCGTCAGGTCGGCGGCGATGCCTACCTCGTCTTCGGCACCGATGCGAACGGCAACGTCGTTTCGTGGGCCTCGGATGCGGTCAACATGGTCTCCGTCCAGCAGCGCGTCACGGGATTGCGCACGCTGGGATCGATCAAATCGCTGCTCACGATCTTCGCAGGCATCATCGTGCTCTCGCTCCTCATCCGGCTCGGGGCGTGGATTGCGCGGCGTAAGCTCAAGCTTTCGCTGCACCTCTCGCGCAACGAGCAGATGCTCCATGCCGCCGCACGCATCGGCGCGATCGCCTTTTTGGTCACGCTGATCGGATGGCCCATGCTCCTCTCTTCGGAAGCCGCGATTCTCTCGCCGTCCTTGCCCGGCAAAATGATCGTGCTCTCCGTCATCGGCGTGATCGCCATTATCGGCGCGCTCGCAATGATCGTGGAGGCGGTGGTTCGAGTGCTGCGCGGGCCGGGGGGCTGGCTCGTGCGAACCGGCGAGATCCTCGTCGCTCTCGCGGCCGTTTACGCGATCTGGTTCCTCTTCGCGATGCAGTTCGTGAACTTCGTCACGAACTTCTAG